In Verrucomicrobiia bacterium, the DNA window TTTCGACGGGCCTGGTGTTCGCAGGCGCGGCCGTGTGCTTGACTTCAGGAGTCACGGGCGCCTTTACATCAAATCCGCCTTGCTGGACAGCGCCATGACTTGCGCCGCCGGGACTGCCGGTGGCAACACCATTTCCGAATCCTGCGCTGGCGACAACGCCACGAGCGCCCTTTGCGCCGCCGGTACCGTTGCCATTTCCGGGCCCAGCGGGCATATCCCAAGCACCGACTTGCGCGATGTTTGGATTACGATTTGTATTCTTGTTGGTTGGCACGCCATTAGGATCGCCAAAACCGCCCGTTTGCACCGCCTCGCGAGGTTTCCTCAGCGTGGGAGGAGCCGAACTCCCGAGCGTGGGGTGAGGATCTGGAAATACTTTTGCGACCTGGGTCATGTCTGGTGCTTGAATCTTCCGGGCTTGTCGCACTACGGGCGCGGTAACCACGGGATTATATATCTTCGGTTTCGGAAGTTCGACCGGTTCAGGCTTCGGAGGTTCCTTTACAACCTCGCGACGTTTCACGACTACTGGCTTCGGGGGCGGCTGAGGTTTCCACGGCTGAATGACGGGCGCATCCAAAGGCATGACCCAGTAATGCTGCATGGCCTCGAACTTTTGGGGCATCAGCAATGGAAATATCACTAACATTGCGAGTGCGATGCACTCCAGGCCGAAGCCTACACTGAACGAGCGCCATCGCCGTTTGCCATCGGGAAGCAGCGCCTCACGGAAGACGGTTTGATTCTTTGCCGGTATCATGATGTTTCACCCCGAAACGCCTTGATGTCAGGGGAGATTCGGAC includes these proteins:
- a CDS encoding TonB family protein, which codes for MIPAKNQTVFREALLPDGKRRWRSFSVGFGLECIALAMLVIFPLLMPQKFEAMQHYWVMPLDAPVIQPWKPQPPPKPVVVKRREVVKEPPKPEPVELPKPKIYNPVVTAPVVRQARKIQAPDMTQVAKVFPDPHPTLGSSAPPTLRKPREAVQTGGFGDPNGVPTNKNTNRNPNIAQVGAWDMPAGPGNGNGTGGAKGARGVVASAGFGNGVATGSPGGASHGAVQQGGFDVKAPVTPEVKHTAAPANTRPVEILSVPKPVYTREGIAKKIEGDVLVEVLFTASGEVRVERVVRGLGYGLDESAEAAARQIRFKPAEQDGRPVDF